TTTCTTCTATATATGTCACTAAATCATAAACTCCCACATACAAGTACTCTACTCAAGCCTTATTACAAACACTCTTCTCTCTTCTACAAAAACCTCTTTGTTTCAAACATGGCTATAAGATTACATGGAATGTTGAATGCTAAGCACCTCCTACGCCGCTCGAGTTTCTCTCAAAACCATGGAGTTTCAACACCCATCGACGTTCCCAAAGGCTATCTCGCGGTGTATGTTGGAGAAGAACACAAGAAGAGACATGTTGTTCCAATCTCATTGTTGAATCAACCTTTGTTTCAAGAATTGCTAAGCCAAGCTGAGGAAGAATTCGGGTTTGATCATCCAATGGGTGGCCTAACAATCCCTTGCAAAGAAGAAATCTTTCTTGATGTTGCTTCAAGGTTGAGTGGATTGT
This Cannabis sativa cultivar Pink pepper isolate KNU-18-1 chromosome 6, ASM2916894v1, whole genome shotgun sequence DNA region includes the following protein-coding sequences:
- the LOC115725225 gene encoding auxin-responsive protein SAUR21, translating into MSLNHKLPHTSTLLKPYYKHSSLFYKNLFVSNMAIRLHGMLNAKHLLRRSSFSQNHGVSTPIDVPKGYLAVYVGEEHKKRHVVPISLLNQPLFQELLSQAEEEFGFDHPMGGLTIPCKEEIFLDVASRLSGL